GCTGTCGAGATCGATAGCTTCGAGTACGGCGCGTCGAAAACACTTGAATCCGCCGGTCGTATCGTATACCCTGATGCCGGTCACAATACGGGCATACTTGTTCGCATAATACGATAGCAGCAGTCGGCGCAGCGGCCAGTTCGCAACGTTCGCACCGCTGATGTAGCGCGAGCCGAGCACGAGATCGTAGTCGTTGATTTCGCGCAAAAAATTCGGGACTTCGTCGGGGTCATGCGAAAAGTCGGCGTCCATCTCGAAGAGATAATCGAACCCCTGCTTCAGACCGTACTTGAAGCCGTCGACATACGCTGTACCAAGTCCCATCTTTCCCGGTCGCGGCAGCAGATGTAGCCGTTCGGGACCGATCTCGGGAAGCGCCTGCAAGCGTCGTACGATATCCGCCGTGCCGTCGGGCGAATTGTCGTCAACGATCAGCACCGACAGACTGACATCCGGCGTCTTGGGTTCTTGCGCCAGCACCGCGCGGATAATGTTCTCGACATTATCGGCCTCGTTATACGTGGGAATAATGACCAGTGCTCGTTTCATTGTGCTACAGACTGGGTAACCTCGACGAGTGTTGAAGCAATAAACTCGGCATCATTATCCGTCAGCTCCGAGTGCATCGGAAGCGAGAGGATATGCGCCGATGCGCGTTCCGCGTTCGGGAAATCGCCGACCTTGCCGCCGAACGACGCATACGCCGGTTGAAGATGTAACGGAATCGGATAATAAATGTTCGACGGCACTCCGGCGGTTTTCAAGCCGGCCATGACGGCTTGACGATCGACGGAGAGCATGACCGAATACTGATGCCAGATCGGCTCGGCATGCGGATCGACCGTTGGCGTCGTAATGAGCGACGAATGCGGCGCGAGTATCTTCGTATAGATCACAGCAACTTCGCGGCGACGAGCATTCCACTCGTCGAGATACTTCAACTTCACGCCGAGAATTGCAGCCTGCATCGAATCCAGTCGCGAGTTCACGCCGAGGCGATCGTGATGATACGTTACCGACGCTCCGTGATTGCAGATCGATCGGATGATCGTGGCGAGCTCGTCGTCGTTCGACGTGATCATGCCCGCGTCGCCGAATGCACCAAGATTCTTCGAGGGGTAGTACGAAATCGTAGCGATATCGCCGAACGTGCAGGCCATCTTGCCGTCCCATTTTGCGCCGACAACCTGTGCGCCATCTTCGATGACACGGAGGCGATGCTTCTTCGCGATCTCAAGAATGCGAGTAATGTTCGCCGGCTGACCAAAGAGATGCACCGGCAGAATTGCTTTCGTGCGAGGAGTGATCGCCGCTTCGATCTTCCCGACGTCGATGTTGAACGTATCGGGATCGATATCGACGTAGACCGGTCGGGCACCGAGCAGTGCGATCGTTTCGGTCGTAGCGACGAAGGTGAATGGTGTTGTGATGATTTCATCGCCTAGACCGATGCCGAGCGCCATCATCGCAATCTGCAGCGCATCGGTACCCGATGCGCAGGCAATCGCATGCTTCGAACCCAAATAGGCTTCCATCTCACGCTCGAACTGCTTCACGGCCGGACCATTAATATAGGCTCCGCTGCGCAGCACTGCGAGCACCGCTTCATCGAATTCCGACTGATACCGACGGTATTGGCCGACCACATCGACCATCTGAATCGCTCTTGAACGCACTTCCGATACTGTATTCATATTATGCTTGTCCACTTCCTCGTAACATCACGTATGCCGTTCTCAGGAGGATCTTCAGATCGAGACGGAACGACATCGACTCGATATACATCAGATCGTATTTCAACTTGTTGCGCACATCGTCCATTGTTTCGTCGTACTTATCCATCGTCGCCTGATAGAGACTGGTGATCCCGGGCCGTACACGCAATCGGCGTCGATAATACGGGATCTCCTTCTGTAGCGTCTCGACGAAATAACTGCGCTCCGGTCTGGGGCCGACGAGCGACATATTCCCGATCAGTACATTCCAGAACTGCGGCACTTCGTCAAGATGTGTTTTGCGCAGAAATCGGCCGAACGGGGTCACGCGCGGGTCGTTTTTCTGCGCCCACTGCGGGCCGCCTTTTTCGGCATCGGTGGACATCGAACGAAATTTGAAGATCTGGAACGGCACACCGTTCTTTCCGACCCGCTCCTGATGATAGATGACCGGACCCGGAGAGGAAAGTTTCACGCCAAGTGCGATCAATATCCAGACCGGGAGCCCGATAACGATAATAATCGCACTGATCGTAATATCCATCACTCGCTTGGTCACTTCTTCCCACGGGCGCATGATCTCCGGATTGACATCGATCAACGGAAAGCCGTAGATCTCCCGTGTACGTGCCTGGCCGGAAATGATATCATATAAATCGGGCAATATTTTGAGCCCCACATTCATCCCGGAGAGGCGTCCGAGCAGATCGAGCAGACGGTCGTGTTCACCGGAGTTGAGTGTGATCAGCACCTCGCGAACCTTGTGCGTTTCGATCACGCGTTCGATCTCGTCATAATGCCCGAGCAACCGGAGCTGGCCGTTCGTATGTGTATCGTCGGCCGTCACAGCTTGCACATAGCCAAGCACATCGTACCCCAGCCGCTTCGCACGTGTCAAATTATGCGCCAGTTGAAGTGACCGGCGATACTCGCCAACGACGATCGCAGGGCGCAGACCGATTCCGGACTCGAGCAGACGGCGTTGCGCATACCGAACGATCAGCCGAACGGTCACGGTCATCGTCGACACACAAACGAAATACAGCAGCCCCAGCACTCGGGGATCGTTCCGGATCGGCAGTGTATCCTTCGGGGTCAGCGGATCCCACAATACGACGAGCATGAAGGCAAGTGTGCCGGCAGCGGTGGTCTTGAGCACCGTGACAATCTCGTCGAACATCGGCCGGACATACCACGAGCGATATAACCCAAAGAATAAGAAGGCGAGCAGCCAGAATGCATAGAGCACGAATGCGCTCTGCAGCACCAATGGCAAATGGATACTCCCCTGACGGACGATGAACCACCCGGAATAGAAGCGCAGCCAATAGAACAGAACATACGAGCCCATGATGGCGATCAGATCGCCAACCAATAAGCTGATCAGTTCTTTCCTTCTTGACATATCAGTGTCCGCTTACTCCGTTGATAGTCGCTGCATCCGCACGGGTCGCCGGTTTCCAGATCACCTGATCGCTATGGGTAATGAAGAGTATCGTCCCCCACAAATACGCGACGTTCATCGCGAAGAACCATGATAGTTGATCCAGTATCGGAACACGCACATTCAACGAATTCAGTATCAGCCCAAGGGCACAAATCGCCGAGAGCCCGGCCCCTGCGGCAACGACCGCGAGACACCACATACTCCCGCTCAGTGCGACTCCGATCGACGCGAAAACGATCGATGCCACCGCAAGTGTCGGCGTCAGCCAGCGTAGCAGCTTATGCGACCACAACAGTAGCGCGGCGCGACCTCCACGAGGCAGTAACAATTCCGGAAAGTAGGACAACGTGTGAAAGCCTCGCGATGCCGAGCGGACCTTGCGACGAAACTCATCGCGCAACGTTCGAGCGAACAGATCGCTCGAGACAGAACGTGCTTCGGAGACGATCCTATACCCTTGACGAAGGACCGAAAGCACGACAAAAAAATCGTCGTGGATTAACCCATCCGGCAGCGGAACCCACAACCGTCTGCGAAGCGAGTAGTTCGCACCCGATAGACCGACCGTGGAGTAGTACATACTCTCGGCCGTGCGGATCATCTGTTCTTTGTCGGTGTACCCTTTCTCCGAATCGTACACCGACGAGCTCTCCGGGCTGTAAATATCGTTCATTCCCGCAACCGCACCGATATGCTCATCGGAGTAATGCCGCGTCTGAAGCCGAAGCACATCGGTGGCAAGACGAATATCGGCATCGGTAAAAAATAATATAGGGGTGGTTGCATGTCGGACAAGATCGTTGAGCACTGCGATCTTTCCGCGCTGCTCGGGAAAGTAGAATGCCTTGACCGACGAATGTGACTGTGAGTAGCGCTGAAGGATCTCGTTGGTTGCATCGCGCGAGCCGTCCGAACCGACGAGAATTTGAAACCGATCCTTCGGATAGTCTAGCGCCAACAACGAATCGAGACACGAGACAATCACGCGCTCTTCATTATGGACCGAGAGGATCACCGATACTGCCGGCTCGTCGGTCCGATCAGTAGCGATCGGACGAACACCACGCGCCGCGATGCGCCGGATCATCGGAGGGTAGAGCACATAGCAATACACCACCGCGCCGATGCAGAGAACAATCCCTATCGTGACAACTATCATGCGTGTGTATGAACGACATCCCGATAGGCTTGCTCGAACTCATGGGCGATGTGGTCCCACGAGTATTCTTCGACGGCGAGTCGTCGTGCGTTCGTCGCGATCGTCGCTCGCAGCGTCGGGTCGGCAAGGAGTCCTTGGACTGCGGTAGCGAACGAGTCGGCGTCATCGCGCAAGAGAATATGCATTCCGTCGACCCCTTTGTTGCCTTCGGCACCGATACGGGTCGAGACCACCGCCTTCGCTGCTGCAAAAAAGTCCAGGAGCTTCAGCCGCATTCCCCCACCGACACGGAGCGGACACACGAGCACCTGCGCTTTCGCCAAATACGGGCGAACATCGGGCACCCGGCCATGCAGACGAACCCTCCCGTTCGAACCGGAAGCCAGATCGGTCAGCCGGTCAGTACCGTTTCCGACGATGTCAAAGCCTATTTTCGGGTAGTGTTCAACAATTTGCGGGAAGATTTCCTTCGCGAAAAACGTCACTGCATCGAGATTCGGCTCCCAGTCCATCCCCCCGATCCATAGTATGCTATCCTCTTCCAGATCAATGGGTTGTGGAGCAAAATACGCCGTATCCACGCCGGCAGGTATCAACCTATACTTCGCCTGCGGGACGTAGTGGCGCATTTGGGCCTCGTCTTCTGGCGTGATCGCTACAGTCAGGTCGTGCCCTGCAATCATCGCGGTCTCTTCGATGAGCATCCGGTGTGCGTGGACTTTGGCGAGCAACTTCGCTATCGGATTTTTAGTATTTGCAGCAAACCGGCGGTAAATCTGTGTCTCGAAATTATGCTCCCGCAAAATAATGGGCAAGCCATAGTTCTCTTTGATCCACTGGCCATACTTACCCATGTGGCAGGCGTCGATATGGATGACATCGAACGTATGCTCCGAGAGCATCCGGCGCAAGAGGTCATACATCTCCGGCATCATCCGTCGCTCGATGGGGTACGCGCCGTTGAACAACGTCCGAATCAGCGTTGAATTTCTCGATGGAAGCGGACGAGAGACCAACTCGACGTGCGCGAATTGTTGCATTAGCTTCCGTGCTTCGGCCGTCACCGTCGGGTCGGGGTCGGGAAACGTGACAAAGGTTATCTCGTGCCCGAGTCTGGCAATCGCTTCGGTCGGTTTATAGATACCGATCGCACCACCGTCAGTCAGCGGATACGGAAGTCTCGGGGCCAGTTGCAGAATTCGCACGTCGTTACCAGCGGAATAGAAATACATACCAACGACCGAGACGAAGAACTTGTCGCATCGAGAGCTTCTTCGTCTTACTTCGCTGCCAGATCCACCCAACAAGGCCGGAGAACATCCCGCCAATGTATCCTCGTGCAAGCTTCGGATGCAAGACCATGGCAATACAGCGGCGAATCATATACAGAATTGTCAGAATGATCGCTGCATACCACGGGAAGTGCTTTGCAATCGTCCAGATATAATTACGAGTGAAGTAGCGTGCGTTACGTACGTCATCACGATGCACATCCGATCGCATATGCAGCGTCGCGAGCATTGGGTAGTACACCGTCTGCAACCTAAGTCGATACATTTGGAGCGTCAAGTCCGCTCCTTCAGCCCCCCACTGAAAATCCGGATCGTATCCGGCAATCCGATCGATCGCATCCTTGCGAATGCACATCCCTCCTTCGACGAAATAGAGTCCTCGGTATCCGTTGATCGCATCGCCATCGAAATAGAACTGTTCGAGTCCGCCGGTCTCTGCGAAATTCGAGCGCGGCTGATAACAAAAAAAGCTGACCGCCGCAATTTCGGGGCGCGATTCGAGATACGCGACAGCACGCGCGATCGTCGATGGCGTCGCCGGGAATGAATCGTCATCATACGAGAACACATACTTGCCCCGAGCTGCACGATAGAACTCGTTTCGTGCGGCAACACTGATATTCTCGGGCATGCGGATCGCGGTCACATTCGGAAATTCAGCCGCGAGCATCGAATCCGTCCCGTCGGTCGATGCATTGTCGACAACAATAATCTCAAGTGCAGGATAATCGACGGCATGCGTAAGCACGTCCAACGTTCGCCGCAGATCGTCACGTCGATTATAGCACAAAACACCGATGCTCGCCAGCGGCGCAGAGTCGCCGTCAACGGCGGGCGACAACCACGTAGAGCGGTCCCAAGGACTATTGGCCAGGGTTGGACTCGATAGGTTCACCGTGATCGAAGAGGTTGGAGCAATCGGCGCAGTTCGTCCGTCGGAATAACCTGTAGAACGACGATGCCCAAAAGAAATACAGTCAGGCTAACCGCGGCCGTCACGATCTCAGAACTGAAAGCATAGGTATGCATCAGCCACATCCCCACGACAGCAGCGACAACTGCGACTGCGCAACGACCGAGCAGCGACCACAGATCCGATGCCCGCACAACGCCGAGCAACCTCGAACGATATACCAACGCAACCGTACCTACCGATACTGCAACTGCCTTTGCAATTGCCGTACCCAATGCACCGTAGGTAGGGATGAGCACAATGTCGAGTCCGACGGAGATTACCATGATCGTTGCCATGTACATCGTCGAGATCCACAGCGCACCTTCGGCAATTGCAATCTCGGTCAGGAATGTGGCAATTGCAATCGGCACGATCGCCCATCCGAAGATGACAATAATTGACGCTGCATCGGCATACTTCGCACCGCCGAATAGCACGCGCACGATTGTCAGCGGCGCCGCCTGCAGCACCATTGCGATCGAAAGCGAGGTTACTAGTAGCAACGCAATCGCTTGTGCCACCATGCCGCGAACATGCTCGTGATCTTTTCGGACGACTGCCTGCGTCACCCGCGGACCGATGACGGCGGAAAAAACACTCGGCAGAAAAATGACCGCTGTCAGCACGCGCAATCCTGCGCCGAAGGCCGAGACTTCCTGCGGTGTGCTCAGACGGTCGAGCAGCAATGCATCGGCAAAGTTGTGGATCGTCAGGAATGTTGTCGACAGAATCAACGGCAATCCTTCACGCACCATCGAAAAGACCTGATCGAAGCGCGCACTCAGGCGAAATCGAAATTCTCGCGCATGCCGGGCGATCGTTACCACCAACAGAATAAAACCGGGGAGGTGACACAGCGAGTAGATCCACACCGCAGACTCCAGCGACAATGTCGGCTTGTAGAATGCGAACAGTGCAATCGCAAAGACGGCCGCATCGACCAGTGCAAAGATCGCAACCTGGTAGTAGCGATTATGACCGCGCAGATACGCTTCGCCGACCGAACGCACCACCATGAGCCGAGACGAAATAAACAGCGTCAGGAGCATGATGCGCATCAGATGCACGGTCGTGCCGGGATATCCGAGAAGCGGCGCGGCGAACCAGACGAATGCGCTTACACCAAGAGAAAGTATAATTCGAAGGGTTAAGATCGAGCCGAGTAACTCACCACGGCGATCGTTCGCACCCTGCCGAGCGGCTTCGTCGGCCTCTGCGAACTTTCGAACAAAGAGAAGCGTCAGCCCGAGATCGGCGAATAGCGCCAAAAGCGAAATGAAACTGACCGTGACTGTAAAGACTGCATAATCTTCTCGGCTGAGTCCGCGAGCAATGATCAAATGCCCCAGATAGAGGAATACATTCGCGACCAGATTGACGACGATCCCGCCGACAAGGTGTCTGCGGACCGATGGCTGCTGACGATCCGGATTTGCGTGACTCATGATTTGGTGGCGATACGGTCGGCCGCGACACGTCGACGCTGTTCGATGCGATCGTTAATGACTAAGAGGTATCCCCACATAATCCCGACATAGAGAAGAATTTCTCGATGCAGGAGCAAACCGACGGTCATCCCGACAATGGAAATGAATACGAGGCCTGCAAGGCAGACGAGTATGAGAACCTGTTCCTGTTCGTTGAGGTATGGCGAGCGTCGAGCGGTCCAGCCGATACGGAAGATCCCAATAAATGCAGTAAAAAAACAGATCGCACCGACTACTCCACCTTTGACAATAACAATTAGTATTCCATTATGTGTGTACCCGACAGTCTCTGAAAACCCAAGGAGCCAATTATAGATCTTGAACAGCCCACCGAACCCCAACCCCATGATCGGATTCGAAGCGATTTGTTGAAAGACGTAACGCCACTCGACATAACGATTGACAAGGGAAAGATCCGTCCCCACCTTCGATGTACTTGCGATACGAAGGAACAAGTACTTTATCAAGAGCTGTGCCATCGGGATCATGAAGTACGCAGCGACGGCGCTGGTGAGAATGATCATTACGATACGGGTCAACACCCGGCTTCCCTCGCGTCGCGACGCACGTGTCGGTAACATCCACAGCATGAGCGGAATGCATATGACGACCGCAACCCATGCCGTTCGATTGAACGTCAAGACAAGTCCGCCGATCGAACCGAGTATCATCAGCACATACAGCGTTCGGTAACGCGGTATCCGGTTAAGCGCACTGACGCCTACAAACAGGAGGATCATCAATCCGGCATTCACAATGTCATAGCGAGAGAAGCCGGTTTCAAACAGGAAGGTCGCTGCTGCGATGGTACTCCGGAGCCGAACGACGCCGGCCACCTGAACGAGTACCCAGATAAACAACAATAACGCTCCTACCAAGCGCTCAAATCGTTGGGTCGATCGTGCGATAGGAACGAACAGAATCGGAAATACCAGGAGCGGTGAGAACAGCAGAAACTCACGAAATGCAAAGTTCGGCGTCGTATTGTCCATTGCAATCGACATGACGCCTCCCACAAGCGCCCAGGCGACATACCCAAACAGAAAGTACATCGACCAATGGTGTGCCAGCGGACGCCGGTTGACAAGTCCTTGTAATACGATATACCCAAGCGCTGCGGCAATGACGCCTCCGGTCAGGAGATCGAGAATACTTACGCCGGGCTGAGGCCCTTCTCGCTCCTGAAGTTTCACGACGATGATCAACACTGAAAATGCCGTCACCAAGTACATCGACCGTCGCTGTATAAGCAGTGCGGCAACGATCGCAAGACCGACCCCAATGGCGATCCCGACGGGCATCAGTACTTGCCCGACGACAACATAGACACCGATCCCCAGCGCAAGGAGTATTTGAGCGCGCAAGGAAAGACGCGTACGACCGATCGATATGGAGTCGGATGTGATCATCGGTCCGTTCGTCGGCGGTATACGCGGTAATGCGTCGTGCTATCGAGCGGCTCGTAATACGTTTCGAGCACCGACCGTAGCGAGGGTATCTTCAACAGCGCGGCGTAGCTATCGTCACTGGTTCGAGTGATCAACGGCCGTGCATCGTTTTGTTCGCAAATAAACAGCATTGGCTTCTGTCGCTGCCATTGTGCGGCAAGCGTGTCGGTCCATTCGCTCGGAGTATGGCTCGTCATGAACATCGCGTTCACCAGCTCGAGCATTGGCGGTGTCTGGCCGAACTCAAGATATAATTGTGCGGCATTTCCCCAGACAAACAACTGACCGTCTTGTGCGAGCATCGGTTTATACGTTGCCGACAGCCTACGCATTTCACCGACGTCATAGTTATATGTCCGTTCACGCTCAATCACCGCTTGTGTATCACCGCGCAATGCCGGAATCCCCCAACCGAATGTTTGGTCGATCACTCGGGGAAATGATGAATAAACGAAGGCGAGCAGCATTACGAACCCAAGACCCAGGCGGCCCATGAACCCTGTTCGGGCGGCTCTCGATCGCACGTCGTCCCAACGATGGACGATTGAAGCAGCCACGACTGGAATAAACGCCCAGAACAGCCGAGTGAACTGATAATTGAATGCTTTCCGCTCGAACGCGACACTCGACAGCCCAACAACGATCCCGATCATGCAGAACAACAGAAGTCGGTCAATTGGGCGGGCCGCCGTACGATGCGTTCGCTCACGTATCCACTCGGTCACGAAGAGAATTGCCAGAAGGACAAAGGTGGGCGAAAGACTCGTGAGTACTTCGGACGGAAATGTATGATAATAGAATTCGACGAACGTCTTAATACCGAACAGAGGATAATATGAAGCGTAACTACCGAGCCACCGAATACTCATCACCAGGTTATCGAGTGCACCCAGGCGTGCCAGTACAAATGCCGTCACTGCAAGAAGCGCACCGAAGATCGCAACCGTCCAGGCAACAAACACACTCTTTTGGCGTGGGTTCGATGCCCGGGTGATGAAGAGATAGACCAGGACTGCCCCAAACACGATAACAAGTGTTATCTTCAGCATTATCAGGGCCCACAATGAGATTGCCGCTATTGCCGCTGGCATCCAGATGCGTTGTTCGTTAGTACGATCGAGCGAAAGAACCGCACTCATCAAGAGCAGTTGCGGAAGCAGCGCATACGATTCCGGTTCCATCGTCATCCAGAATCCGCTGCCGACGTAACTGACTGCATAGAGCAGAACGGAAACAGTTGCCAGTCGTTCATCGCCACCCTCTCGACGAAGGATGCGGTAGAACACAATCAGCGAAATACCATGATATATGATGTCAAGTAACCGAGGCGACCATTCATGTCTGCCAAAGAGGATTGTCGAAAGACCATACACATAAAAAATTAGCGGCTGCTTCAACTCGAGAAAATCCCGAAACGGTATGGCCCCATGTAATCCCACTGCGGCACCGCCCGCCTCGAAGATCGCCTGATCGAAGCCAAGCGGAAAGCTCAGCATCGACACAAGCAGAAGGGCGACGAACGTCCATACGCCGACCCACATCGTACGTGTGACCGTTGTCACGACACGCCTCCTGCCACACGCTCCGCAGACCGAAACCACTTCATCCGTTCTATCGCAACGGAGGCACAAGGCAGCAGGAGGAGCACAAGAAAGATCTGATACCGTGGCAACGTGTAAGTCATCACGGTCAATGCTGCATAATAAAGCCCGATGATCGTCGGAATCAATGCTTCACTTCGCCGACTCCGATCTCGGAGCATCTGCCACAAACCGAACACAATCATACCGGTCACTGGTATTGTCAGTATGATATAGAGCGGAGAGCGGGCTCCGCGATCCGAGAGATCTACAGTAAAGAAAAACAGTAACTTTTTTAGCCCAAGACGCACAAATGCAGCGGGAGAGGAAAATATGAAGTGCTTTGCTTCCGCCATGAACATATCGTTCACCGCCGGTTCGAAGTGCCGGTCATAAGGAATCGAATCCATGTGCCGAACGAGATCCGGAAACTCTCGTGGATTGACCCAATCGTAGGTTGGCTGAAGAAACGATGCATTAGAGACAACGATATTATTCCCTCGCCAAATCTCAAACCACGGATGACTAACAGTCGGGACGATCCGATCGAACAGCCGATAATTTCGAATCGTCCATGGCATCATGACCGCCATCATCGGAATAAGTACCGATGCGAGCGCAGCGATTCGATGGCTGCGCACCCACGCCGCACTCGATACGAATACCACCACAACAACAAGCATAATGCCAAGCAGCATGAATTCACTGCGGATCGTTGTCAACAGACCCGACCACAATCCGAGACTAATTAGTATTCCGAACGATCCAAAACGAATCGCCCGAAACGAGAAATAGAGTACAGCGAGGGCGATGAGTTGATACACGACCGAACCCGAAAACGTCGTTACGGCGATTGCTGCGGGAATATAACACGCACCGATCAGTGCGACAACCCTCGATGTAGCATCTGTAGAGAGCAATCGTGACGTCTTATACAACAATGGAATTGCCAGCGCACCGATAATAGCCTGGAGGATCATCAGGATCATGACCGCAGTCGGCCGTTCACCGAAAAGTAGATAGACCGAGTAGATAATGTACGGATTGAGCGGAGGAATAAATGCCCCCTCATGATCGATCGGGACGCTCAGCACAGCGATACGACTACTATCAAGCGGTTCGTATGGCCAATGCATTGTGAAGCCATTCCCTATCGCAAGATTATGGGCAATCTCACCGTGCTCATACATCTTCGGATGTTGTGCATCGCCGATCACGAACACCATCACGAGACGGATGCCGAGTGCAATTGCGAATATCCAGCTGATAAAACGCGAACTCTCGCTCGCGAAAAACCAACCGAGACTCCGCGTGACTCGCGATGGGTTCATACAATTCAGACTCCGAGCAATGACCGGTCGCGACGGAATTGTTCACCCGCTGCGCGAATCCGAGCCGATGCGATCACGCCCAATGACATGAGAGCAGCCGTACCGAGCAGTGAAATGAGCAAGATGATCGACCGTTTCGGTCTGCTCTTCTTAATAGGCGGTATTGCCCTATCGAGCGTAAGATAAAGCAGCGTCTGCTTGTTCTCGTCCATTTTCGCCTGTTCGTACGATGGGAGCAGAAATGCTTTGAGCTTGGACTGGATCTCGACCTCGCGAGTCAAACGGAGATAGTCGAGTGCGACATCCGGCATAACGTCGGTCGGGACAAAGTAACTCTTCGCTTCTTTATCCATGCCGGTCTTCAGATCGTCGAGCTTCGAGCGAAGTTCTCCGAGCTGGGTTCGCAGTGCATTGGCTTCCGGCGACTCAGAACCATAGATCTGTTCGGCATTTGCAAGCTGGATCTCCGCCATATAGCGTTGCTGCTCGAGCGTACCGAGAACGGTAAGCTGAGCTTGGGCTTGCGACTTGAGCTCGTAGACTCCGTATTTGCGTTGGTAGGCACCGAGAGCCGCATCGGCCGAGTCGAGGTCTGCAAGCAGTTTGTTGTACCGGCGTTCGATATATGTGCGATTGAACTTTGCTTCTTCGATCGCCAGATTTGAGTTCACATCATTGAGAAGATCGACGAGCCGGTTGGCCACCATTGCCGAACGCTTCGGGTCGGTATCCTCGAACGACACCGAAATATTGCCCTCTTCAAGCACATCGACGGACTCATGTTCACCAAATTCCTTCCGCGCGTCTTCGATAGTCTTCGATTCGTAAACCTTCATCAGGTCGAACTCCTTGATGAGTTTTTCTTGCACCGTGCGGCTCGTTGCGATCGCGAGCGGACTGTATGTATTGTC
This region of Bacteroidota bacterium genomic DNA includes:
- a CDS encoding O-antigen ligase family protein, producing the protein MITSDSISIGRTRLSLRAQILLALGIGVYVVVGQVLMPVGIAIGVGLAIVAALLIQRRSMYLVTAFSVLIIVVKLQEREGPQPGVSILDLLTGGVIAAALGYIVLQGLVNRRPLAHHWSMYFLFGYVAWALVGGVMSIAMDNTTPNFAFREFLLFSPLLVFPILFVPIARSTQRFERLVGALLLFIWVLVQVAGVVRLRSTIAAATFLFETGFSRYDIVNAGLMILLFVGVSALNRIPRYRTLYVLMILGSIGGLVLTFNRTAWVAVVICIPLMLWMLPTRASRREGSRVLTRIVMIILTSAVAAYFMIPMAQLLIKYLFLRIASTSKVGTDLSLVNRYVEWRYVFQQIASNPIMGLGFGGLFKIYNWLLGFSETVGYTHNGILIVIVKGGVVGAICFFTAFIGIFRIGWTARRSPYLNEQEQVLILVCLAGLVFISIVGMTVGLLLHREILLYVGIMWGYLLVINDRIEQRRRVAADRIATKS
- a CDS encoding flippase; translation: MSHANPDRQQPSVRRHLVGGIVVNLVANVFLYLGHLIIARGLSREDYAVFTVTVSFISLLALFADLGLTLLFVRKFAEADEAARQGANDRRGELLGSILTLRIILSLGVSAFVWFAAPLLGYPGTTVHLMRIMLLTLFISSRLMVVRSVGEAYLRGHNRYYQVAIFALVDAAVFAIALFAFYKPTLSLESAVWIYSLCHLPGFILLVVTIARHAREFRFRLSARFDQVFSMVREGLPLILSTTFLTIHNFADALLLDRLSTPQEVSAFGAGLRVLTAVIFLPSVFSAVIGPRVTQAVVRKDHEHVRGMVAQAIALLLVTSLSIAMVLQAAPLTIVRVLFGGAKYADAASIIVIFGWAIVPIAIATFLTEIAIAEGALWISTMYMATIMVISVGLDIVLIPTYGALGTAIAKAVAVSVGTVALVYRSRLLGVVRASDLWSLLGRCAVAVVAAVVGMWLMHTYAFSSEIVTAAVSLTVFLLGIVVLQVIPTDELRRLLQPLRSR
- a CDS encoding glycosyltransferase family 39 protein; the encoded protein is MTTVTRTMWVGVWTFVALLLVSMLSFPLGFDQAIFEAGGAAVGLHGAIPFRDFLELKQPLIFYVYGLSTILFGRHEWSPRLLDIIYHGISLIVFYRILRREGGDERLATVSVLLYAVSYVGSGFWMTMEPESYALLPQLLLMSAVLSLDRTNEQRIWMPAAIAAISLWALIMLKITLVIVFGAVLVYLFITRASNPRQKSVFVAWTVAIFGALLAVTAFVLARLGALDNLVMSIRWLGSYASYYPLFGIKTFVEFYYHTFPSEVLTSLSPTFVLLAILFVTEWIRERTHRTAARPIDRLLLFCMIGIVVGLSSVAFERKAFNYQFTRLFWAFIPVVAASIVHRWDDVRSRAARTGFMGRLGLGFVMLLAFVYSSFPRVIDQTFGWGIPALRGDTQAVIERERTYNYDVGEMRRLSATYKPMLAQDGQLFVWGNAAQLYLEFGQTPPMLELVNAMFMTSHTPSEWTDTLAAQWQRQKPMLFICEQNDARPLITRTSDDSYAALLKIPSLRSVLETYYEPLDSTTHYRVYRRRTDR
- a CDS encoding glycosyltransferase family 39 protein; the encoded protein is MNPSRVTRSLGWFFASESSRFISWIFAIALGIRLVMVFVIGDAQHPKMYEHGEIAHNLAIGNGFTMHWPYEPLDSSRIAVLSVPIDHEGAFIPPLNPYIIYSVYLLFGERPTAVMILMILQAIIGALAIPLLYKTSRLLSTDATSRVVALIGACYIPAAIAVTTFSGSVVYQLIALAVLYFSFRAIRFGSFGILISLGLWSGLLTTIRSEFMLLGIMLVVVVVFVSSAAWVRSHRIAALASVLIPMMAVMMPWTIRNYRLFDRIVPTVSHPWFEIWRGNNIVVSNASFLQPTYDWVNPREFPDLVRHMDSIPYDRHFEPAVNDMFMAEAKHFIFSSPAAFVRLGLKKLLFFFTVDLSDRGARSPLYIILTIPVTGMIVFGLWQMLRDRSRRSEALIPTIIGLYYAALTVMTYTLPRYQIFLVLLLLPCASVAIERMKWFRSAERVAGGVS